The Sander lucioperca isolate FBNREF2018 chromosome 15, SLUC_FBN_1.2, whole genome shotgun sequence genome window below encodes:
- the slc17a5 gene encoding sialin: MERGESDTEGDDTPLLHRGNEEKVQRAPACCSSRYGLALLSSFGFFVVYSLRVNLSVAMVDMLNNTHQSDTNHSSSVCPAHANPARPKHNHTASVYDWDSKTQGWILGSFFYGYILTQIPGGYLSGRFGPKWLMGFGILGTVVFTLLTPVAADLGASYLIAVRVLEGIGEGVTFPAMYTMWAAWAPPLERSRLLTISYIGAHLGTVISLPLSGEICFYLDWTYVFYVFGAVGLVWFFLWSFLVFDSPNTHPRISERERLYITTSLKNELSTSAGYIPWRAILTSMPLWAIVVAHFSYNWTFYTLLTLLPTYMNDVLGFSIQQNGMLSALPYIGCAVLAVLSGQLADYLRETCLYPTVVVRKSFSIVGMIGPAVFLLAAGFIGCNYTLAVTFLTISSALGGVSASGFNINHLDIAPSYAGILLGITNTFATIPGMVGPVIARELTKQNTIEEWQTVFYIAAAINLFGAAFYTLFGRGTVQPWAVHTSFSHGD, from the exons ATGGAGCGGGGCGAGTCGGACACGGAGGGGGACGATACACCGCTGCTTCACCGAGGAAACGAAGAAAAAGTCCAGAGAG CCCCAGCATGTTGTTCATCGCGCTATGGCCTGGCGCTGCTCTCCTCTTTTGGCTTCTTTGTGGTCTACTCCTTGCGGGTGAACCTCAGTGTGGCCATGGTGGATATGCTTAACAACACCCACCAATCCGACACCAACCACAGCAGCTCAGTGTGTCCTGCTCATGCCAACCCTGCACGGCCCAAACACAACCACACG GCCAGTGTATACGACTGGGACTCTAAGACACAGGGCTGGATCCTGGGCTCCTTCTTCTACGGCTACATCCTGACACAGATCCCTGGGGGCTACCTGTCTGGCCGCTTTGGACCCAAGTGGCTGATGGGCTTTGGAATCCTGGGAACTGTAGTTTTTACGCTGCTCACCCCTGTGGCTGCTGACCTGGGTGCAAGCTACCTCATCGCTGTCAGGGTGCTGGAAGGGATAGGAGAG GGAGTAACATTCCCTGCAATGTACACTATGTGGGCAGCGTGGGCCCCACCCCTGGAGAGGAGCCGACTGCTCACAATTTCCTACATTG GAGCCCATCTGGGGACGGTAATATCTCTTCCTCTGTCTGGTGAAATTTGCTTCTACCTGGATTGGACCTATGTCTTCTATGTATTTG GCGCTGTTGGCCTGGTGTGGTTTTTCTTGTGGTCCTTTCTCGTCTTTGACAGTCCGAACACCCACCCACGGATATCCGAGCGGGAGAGACTCTACATCACCACCTCACTCAAGAATGAG CTGTCCACCTCAGCAGGCTACATCCCCTGGCGAGCCATACTGACGTCCATGCCGCTGTGGGCCATCGTCGTGGCTCACTTCTCCTACAACTGGACCTTCTACACCCTCCTCACCCTGCTGCCGACCTACATGAATGACGTACTGGGATTTAGCATACAGCAG AATGGTATGCTGTCAGCTCTTCCTTACATTGGCTGTGCTGTGTTGGCTGTGCTGAGTGGTCAGCTTGCCGATTACCTGCGGGAAACCTGCCTCTACCCCACCGTCGTTGTCAGGAAGTCCTTCTCCATTGTTG GTATGATCGGGCCGGCGGTGTTCCTGCTGGCAGCAGGATTTATAGGCTGTAACTACACCTTGGCTGTGACCTTCCTCACCATCTCCTCGGCTCTGGGCGGAGTGTCGGCCTCTGGCTTTAACATCAACCACCTTGACATTGCTCCTTC GTATGCTGGTATTCTCCTGGGAATCACCAACACTTTTGCCACCATTCCTGGCATGGTGGGACCAGTCATAGCAAGAGAACTCACCAAACAA